From a region of the Geothrix sp. 21YS21S-2 genome:
- a CDS encoding branched-chain amino acid ABC transporter permease, whose protein sequence is MILKSLFSGDMPRSRVLTVLLLLILAGLLLTPFVFPGAKSINVAAKICIFIVLVSSFDLVLGYTGIVSFAHTMFFGIGAYGVAIALTHMGPTWGAVAAGVAVALVLSLVLSLVIGLFSLRVKAMFYAMITLAVATAFMTLASQLSDLTGGEDGLSFKVPTILQPSFSLREAPFLGVSLDGKLISFYLLMAVTIVLFLVMLRIVNSPFGRVLQAIRENEFRAEALGYRTVVYRTVSNVLSALFATLAGCLLAMWLRYNGPDTSLSFEIMIDILLMVVIGGMGTMYGSVVGATLFLVAQNYLQDLMKLGSTAASGVPFLRNLLAPDRWMLWLGLLFILSVYKFPTGIVGKLRARLRSAT, encoded by the coding sequence ATGATCCTCAAAAGCCTCTTTTCCGGCGACATGCCCCGCAGCCGCGTGCTGACGGTTCTCCTCCTCCTCATCCTGGCCGGGCTCCTGCTCACGCCCTTCGTCTTCCCCGGCGCCAAGTCCATCAACGTCGCCGCCAAGATCTGCATCTTCATCGTGCTGGTGTCCAGCTTCGACCTGGTGCTGGGCTACACCGGCATCGTCTCCTTCGCCCACACGATGTTCTTCGGCATCGGCGCCTACGGCGTCGCCATCGCCCTGACCCACATGGGCCCCACCTGGGGCGCGGTGGCCGCGGGCGTCGCGGTGGCCCTCGTCCTGTCCCTGGTGCTCTCCCTGGTCATCGGCCTCTTCAGCCTCCGGGTGAAGGCCATGTTCTACGCCATGATCACGCTGGCCGTGGCCACCGCGTTCATGACGCTGGCCTCCCAGCTCTCGGACCTCACCGGCGGCGAGGACGGCCTCAGCTTCAAGGTGCCGACCATCCTGCAGCCCAGCTTCTCGCTGCGGGAGGCGCCCTTCCTGGGCGTGTCCCTGGACGGCAAGCTCATCTCCTTCTACCTGCTCATGGCCGTCACCATCGTGCTCTTCCTCGTCATGCTGCGCATCGTCAACTCCCCCTTCGGGCGGGTGCTGCAGGCCATCCGCGAGAACGAGTTCCGGGCCGAGGCCCTCGGCTACCGGACGGTGGTTTACCGTACCGTCTCCAACGTGCTGTCGGCCCTCTTCGCGACCCTGGCGGGGTGCCTGCTGGCCATGTGGCTGCGCTACAACGGGCCCGACACGTCGCTCTCCTTCGAGATCATGATCGACATCCTCCTGATGGTGGTCATCGGGGGCATGGGGACCATGTACGGCTCGGTGGTGGGCGCCACCCTCTTCCTGGTCGCCCAGAACTACCTGCAGGACCTCATGAAGCTCGGCAGCACCGCCGCCAGCGGCGTGCCCTTCCTGCGCAACCTCCTGGCCCCGGACCGCTGGATGCTCTGGCTGGGCCTCCTGTTCATCCTGAGCGTGTACAAGTTCCCCACCGGCATCGTCGGCAAGCTCAGGGCGAGGCTGCGGAGCGCCACATGA
- a CDS encoding ABC transporter ATP-binding protein, producing MTNPLLHLEGVHTHIGAYHILQGVDLQVAHGEMTVLLGRNGAGKTTTLRTIMGLWNPSKGSVKFEGQDIGAFQTPDIARLGIAYVPENMGIFADLTVRENMILAARGARRIEDVDQKRLDWIFGLFPAMKKFWQHPAGLLSGGQKQMLAVARAIVEPRKLLLIDEPSKGLAPAIIQNMISAFRELKQTDTTILLVEQNFNFARQLGDQVAVMDNGRVVHAGTMAALAEDEKLQQSLLGLSLGAHQ from the coding sequence ATGACGAACCCGCTCCTGCACCTCGAAGGGGTTCACACCCACATCGGCGCCTACCACATCCTCCAGGGGGTGGACCTCCAGGTCGCCCACGGCGAGATGACCGTCCTGCTGGGCCGCAACGGCGCCGGCAAGACCACCACCCTGCGCACCATCATGGGCCTCTGGAACCCCTCCAAGGGCTCCGTCAAGTTCGAGGGCCAGGACATCGGCGCCTTCCAGACCCCCGACATCGCCCGCCTGGGCATCGCCTACGTGCCGGAGAACATGGGCATCTTCGCCGACCTCACCGTGCGCGAGAACATGATCCTCGCCGCGCGCGGCGCCCGCCGCATCGAGGACGTGGACCAGAAGCGCCTGGACTGGATCTTCGGCCTCTTTCCGGCCATGAAGAAGTTCTGGCAGCATCCCGCGGGCCTCCTCTCCGGCGGCCAGAAGCAGATGCTCGCCGTGGCCCGGGCCATCGTCGAGCCCCGCAAGCTGCTGCTCATCGACGAGCCCAGCAAGGGCCTGGCGCCCGCCATCATCCAGAACATGATCTCGGCCTTCCGCGAGCTCAAGCAGACCGACACCACCATCCTGCTCGTGGAGCAGAACTTCAATTTCGCGCGGCAGCTCGGGGACCAGGTCGCCGTCATGGACAACGGCCGCGTCGTGCACGCGGGCACCATGGCCGCGCTGGCCGAGGACGAGAAGCTGCAGCAGAGCCTGCTGGGCCTTTCCCTGGGGGCCCATCAATGA
- a CDS encoding branched-chain amino acid ABC transporter permease has product MSSPATTVPVADALPAVKMDRLPLLLVPVLALVALPLTGSFSTWVTLTFAGLAMGMIIFIIASGLTLVFGLMDVLNFGHGVFITLGAFLATTVLGSMSAWTESESLIRNLGAIFPAILVAMVVAGIVGLAYERVIIRPVYGQPLKQILITMGGMIVGEELIKVVWGPESVPLPLPAAFRGSLLFGEAAVEKYRIAAVVVGLAVFAILYWVLSRTKVGLLIRAGVHDREMVESMGYRIKRLFIGVFVAGSALAGLGGVLWGLYQQGVTPQIGSQVNVLLFIVIIIGGLGSVGGCFLGALLVGLMANYTGFLAPKVALFSNILLMVLVLVWRPRGLYPVVNR; this is encoded by the coding sequence ATGAGTTCTCCCGCCACCACGGTCCCCGTCGCCGACGCCCTGCCGGCCGTCAAGATGGATCGCCTCCCCCTGCTGCTGGTGCCGGTCCTGGCGCTCGTGGCCCTGCCCTTGACCGGGTCCTTCTCCACCTGGGTGACCCTCACCTTCGCGGGCCTGGCCATGGGGATGATCATCTTCATCATCGCCTCGGGCCTCACCCTGGTCTTCGGCCTCATGGACGTGCTCAATTTCGGGCACGGCGTCTTCATCACCCTCGGGGCCTTCCTGGCCACCACCGTCCTGGGCTCCATGTCGGCCTGGACCGAAAGCGAGAGCCTGATCCGGAACCTGGGCGCCATCTTCCCGGCCATCCTCGTCGCCATGGTCGTGGCGGGCATCGTGGGCCTGGCTTACGAGCGCGTCATCATCCGTCCCGTGTATGGCCAGCCCCTCAAACAGATTCTCATCACCATGGGCGGCATGATCGTGGGCGAGGAGCTCATCAAGGTCGTGTGGGGGCCGGAGTCCGTGCCCCTGCCCCTGCCCGCGGCCTTCCGCGGCTCCCTCCTCTTCGGCGAGGCCGCGGTCGAGAAGTACCGCATCGCAGCCGTGGTGGTGGGCCTGGCGGTGTTCGCCATCCTGTACTGGGTCCTCAGCCGGACCAAGGTGGGCCTCCTGATCCGCGCCGGCGTCCACGACCGGGAGATGGTCGAGAGCATGGGCTACCGCATCAAGCGCCTGTTCATCGGCGTGTTCGTGGCGGGCTCCGCCCTGGCGGGCCTGGGCGGCGTGCTCTGGGGCCTCTACCAGCAGGGCGTGACGCCCCAGATCGGCAGCCAGGTCAACGTCCTGCTCTTCATCGTCATCATCATCGGCGGACTGGGCTCGGTGGGCGGCTGCTTCCTCGGGGCCCTCCTGGTGGGGCTGATGGCCAACTACACCGGCTTCCTCGCCCCCAAGGTGGCGCTCTTCTCCAACATCCTGCTGATGGTGCTCGTCCTGGTGTGGCGGCCCAGAGGGCTCTACCCGGTGGTGAACCGATGA